A window of Microbispora hainanensis genomic DNA:
GACGCGTGGCTGGCCGCCAGCCCGCAGGTGCCGAAGCTGCTGCTCGCCTTCGCGCCCGGACCCGGTACGATGGTGCACCAGGACATGATCGATTGGTGTGCGGCCACCTTCGCCGGCCTGGAGATCCGGCGGTTCGACGAGGTCGCCGGGCACCACACCCCGGAAGACCACCCGGAGCTGATCGCCACGGCCGTCGCGGACTGGGCCGAGGCGCACGGGCTCCGGTGACACCCTCGCCGGCGTGGAGGCTTCCCGGGCGGTTCGGGACAGGGCAGCCTTGACCAGGCGTTTTCGCGGCGTGCCGGGGACGTCAGGGCGGTCCTGAACCGGCTCGGGACGAACAGGTGGTCCGGCAGGTGGTCCGGCGCGTGACGCTCGGCGACGTCCGGTCCGGCTACGCCGGTCACGTCGTCGAGCGGCGGCATGGACTTCCGGACCGGCGGTCGCCCCCTCTCCGTCGGCTGAGCCCCGCGGGTCCTCCGCCGCGCGCGAGTCGCAACTGTCGGTGCCCTCCAATACGGTCTTCTCGGCACGCGGAGCCCCGCCCGTCTCTCCTGGTGGGCGGGACTCCGCGATCGGGTGGGTGCGACACGGAGCGGTGACCCGGCTCGGTGACGCGGCTCGGTGACGCGGCTCGGTGACGCGGCTCGGTGACGCGGCTTGGTGACACGGATCGGGGGGACCGGATGGCGGACCGCAGGGCGTTGGACCTCGACTCGCTGGCGATCAGCGATCGGTTCAGGCTGTTCAACTTCACCAGGCGCGACGACCATGTGGCCTATCTCTGGGTCCTACGGGCCATGGACCGGCTGCGCGAGGTCCACCAGGTGCAGGTGGACGCCGGGCAGGTGCAGGCGGCCCTGAGCGAGCTGGCCCGGCTCCACGACGAGGTCCCCACGTTCGACGGCAACCTGCGCGACCGGCTCGACGCCCTGCACGCGGACGGGGTGCTGCACCGGTTCGACGACGCGTCCCGGGCCGGCAACCTCGTCCGCTATCGCAACAGGCAGTCGGTCTACCAGTTCAGCGAGCTCGGCTACTGGGCGTACACCTCGGTCGAGGGGCTGCTCGCGGCCCGCATCCAGGACGCCAACCTGTCGCGGCTGGTCTTCTCCGACATCCTGGAGGACCTCAAGGCCCTCGCGGCGGCCAACCGCGCGGGGGAGGGCGAGCAGGTCTACCGGCGGCTGTCGCGGCTCGACTCGGTGATGGAGGACATGGGGCGCCGCTCGGCGCACTTCCACGTGACGCTGGGCGAGATCATCCGTTCCACCGACGCCTCCCCAGAGACGTTCCTGCGCTACAAGAACGCCCTGCTGACGCACATGTCCGAGTTCATGGCGGAGCTCGACCGCTATCTGCCCCGCCTGGCCACCGCCGTACGCGACGTCGAGGCGAGCGGCCTGGCCTCGCTGCTCGACCGGGCGGCGGCCGCCGACGAGCGGCCCTTCATGGACCGCCACGAACGGCTGGAGGACTGGCGCCGCCGCTGGTCGGTCCTGCGGGCGTGGTTCGCCCCGGAGGGGCCGGAGGAGTCGCGTGCGGCGGAGCTGCGCAACGCGACGCGCATCGCGGTGTCCGGGGTGATCGCGCTGCTGCGGCAGATCTCGGAGGCGCAGCGCGGCGGCGTCAACCGGGCCACCCAGCTGCGGCACCTGGCCGAGTGGGTCTGGAACGCCCCGGACGAGGGCGCCGCCCACGCGCTCATGGGCGCGGCGTTCAACCTGCGCAGCGCGCGGCACCTGGGCACGGCCCACGAGGACACCGAACAGATCTCGCCCCGGGCCACCTGGTGGGACGCGCCCGGGGTGGAGGTGTCGGTCACGCTCTTCCGCAGCGGCAAGGCGCCCACGCCGGGCGTGCCCACGCCGGTGCGCGGCAACCCCGGCGCGCGGGCGGCGCTGCGGCGCGAGCAGGCCGCGGAACGCGCGGCCGAGCGCGAGGCCGCCGGTCACCTGACCGAGCTGGGCGCGCACGGCAGGGTGCTCGACGAGTCCGAGACCCGGGTGCTGCTGAAACTGATGACGCGGGCGTTGGAGGGCCGCACGGTCGTCGCAGGCCGCCTGAGGAGAGGGTCAGGCGCCAACGACGCCGTGATGGTGCGGCTCGTGCCGTGCGACACCGGAAGCACCGTACGCACCACGCAGGGGCTCCTCCACCTGCCCGGGTTCCGGGTCGAGCTGGCCGGGCGGACGCCCGTGGCGGGCTCGGGAATGGCCGGTTCGGAAGCAGCGGGTTCGAGGGCGGAGGGCTTGGAAGCACGGGGTTTGGAGGCACGGGGTTTGGAAGCACGAGCTTTGGAAGCAGGGGGTGCCCGGTGACGACGCCTCGCACCCGGGTCGCGGCCGGCGTCTCCGTCGCCGACCTCGGCTCCTACCAGCAGGCGGTCCGCCGCGTGCTGACCTGCGACCTGATCACCAAGGACCGGCCGCGTCCCGGTGTGCTCGACCAGGTGCTGCGCTGGGCCGACGAGATGACGCGCGACTTCCGCGAGCTGCTCGGCTACACGCTGATCGCCACGACCCACCACGTGCGGCTGGTCCGCCATCTCGACGTCCTGGACGAGACGCAGCGCTCGATCTTCTCCCGCAAGGGCAAGCCGTTCGACCGCCGCCGGCTGGCGTACCTGTGCCTGGTGCTCGGGTCGTTCCAGCGCTCCCGGATCGAGATCAGCCTGGCCGACCTGGTGCGGGTCTTCACGCCGCTGGCCAACTCCATCGACGGCCTCGGCTTCGACCCCGCGATCGGGTCG
This region includes:
- a CDS encoding TIGR02677 family protein, which gives rise to MADRRALDLDSLAISDRFRLFNFTRRDDHVAYLWVLRAMDRLREVHQVQVDAGQVQAALSELARLHDEVPTFDGNLRDRLDALHADGVLHRFDDASRAGNLVRYRNRQSVYQFSELGYWAYTSVEGLLAARIQDANLSRLVFSDILEDLKALAAANRAGEGEQVYRRLSRLDSVMEDMGRRSAHFHVTLGEIIRSTDASPETFLRYKNALLTHMSEFMAELDRYLPRLATAVRDVEASGLASLLDRAAAADERPFMDRHERLEDWRRRWSVLRAWFAPEGPEESRAAELRNATRIAVSGVIALLRQISEAQRGGVNRATQLRHLAEWVWNAPDEGAAHALMGAAFNLRSARHLGTAHEDTEQISPRATWWDAPGVEVSVTLFRSGKAPTPGVPTPVRGNPGARAALRREQAAERAAEREAAGHLTELGAHGRVLDESETRVLLKLMTRALEGRTVVAGRLRRGSGANDAVMVRLVPCDTGSTVRTTQGLLHLPGFRVELAGRTPVAGSGMAGSEAAGSRAEGLEARGLEARGLEARALEAGGAR